The Nevskiales bacterium genome contains a region encoding:
- a CDS encoding ATP-grasp domain-containing protein: MSARKCRKGRLRVLMVFDMPYAVTRDHDYTEEFADPEGCYTENDVYQALLENKYEVRRLGLFNDVRLLLDEVAEFRPDVIFNLVETFNHVTHWDKNIAALIELTQIPYTGATPAAITLCNDKGLCKKILRFHRVRTPRFHTFYRGHKVWLPKNLRLPCIIKPLTEEASRGISQASIVDDEKGFLERMHMIHERMKLDAIAEEYIEGRELYVSVIGDQRLRVLPPREITFGQMSEDEPRIATYKAKWDDDYRRKWGIRNAFAGKLPNGLEQHIADVCKRAYRALNIRSYARFDLRVKPSGQVYVIEPNVNPCIAKDDELAQSAAKVGIAYPALIRMVVNQALQRKN; encoded by the coding sequence ATGAGTGCGCGCAAGTGCCGCAAAGGGCGGCTGCGCGTGCTGATGGTGTTCGACATGCCCTACGCGGTGACCCGCGACCACGATTACACCGAGGAGTTCGCCGATCCCGAGGGCTGCTATACCGAGAACGATGTCTACCAGGCGCTGCTGGAGAACAAGTACGAGGTGCGGCGGCTGGGGCTGTTCAACGACGTGCGCCTGCTGCTGGACGAGGTGGCCGAGTTCAGGCCGGACGTGATCTTCAACCTGGTCGAGACCTTCAACCACGTCACGCACTGGGACAAGAACATCGCCGCACTGATCGAGCTGACGCAGATCCCCTACACCGGCGCGACGCCCGCCGCCATCACGCTGTGCAACGACAAGGGCCTGTGCAAGAAAATCCTGCGCTTCCACCGCGTGCGCACGCCGCGCTTCCACACCTTCTACCGCGGCCACAAGGTCTGGCTGCCCAAGAACCTGCGCCTGCCCTGCATCATCAAGCCGCTGACCGAGGAGGCCTCGCGCGGCATCTCGCAGGCCTCGATCGTGGACGACGAGAAGGGTTTCCTCGAACGCATGCACATGATCCACGAGCGCATGAAGCTCGACGCCATCGCCGAGGAATACATCGAGGGCCGCGAGCTGTACGTGAGCGTGATCGGCGACCAGCGTCTGCGCGTGCTGCCGCCGCGCGAGATCACCTTCGGACAGATGTCGGAGGACGAGCCGCGCATCGCCACCTACAAGGCCAAGTGGGACGACGACTACCGCCGGAAGTGGGGTATCCGGAATGCCTTCGCCGGCAAGCTGCCCAACGGCCTGGAACAGCACATCGCGGACGTGTGCAAGCGCGCCTATCGTGCGCTGAACATCCGCAGTTATGCGCGCTTCGATCTGCGCGTGAAACCGAGCGGCCAGGTGTACGTGATCGAGCCGAACGTGAATCCCTGCATCGCGAAGGACGATGAGCTGGCGCAGTCCGCGGCCAAGGTCGGCATCGCCTATCCGGCGCTGATCCGCATGGTGGTCAACCAGGCGCTGCAGCGGAAGAACTGA
- a CDS encoding transglutaminase family protein: protein MNPADDEYLRPTAIVDADHPAVIRFAREAAGTAQDPRARAVALYYAVRDGFRYDPYGLDLSPQGLSASRVLETGRGWCVTKAVLLAAACRALGIPARLGYADVRNHLSTERMRQAMKTDVFYWHGYTGIRLDGRWVKATPAFNLSLCEKFRLKPLEFDGSEDSIYHPFDLEGRRHMEYLNFRGEYADVPVADIVRTFAEHYPGSLAQDRADFDRDVARETAGG from the coding sequence TTGAACCCTGCCGATGACGAATATCTCAGGCCCACGGCCATCGTGGATGCCGACCATCCCGCCGTGATCCGTTTTGCGCGCGAGGCGGCCGGAACTGCGCAGGACCCCCGCGCCCGGGCGGTGGCGCTGTACTACGCGGTGCGCGACGGCTTCCGCTATGACCCTTACGGCCTCGATCTCAGCCCGCAGGGCCTCTCCGCCAGCCGCGTGCTGGAGACCGGTCGCGGCTGGTGCGTGACCAAGGCCGTGCTGCTGGCCGCGGCCTGCCGCGCGCTCGGCATTCCCGCGCGCCTGGGCTATGCCGACGTGCGCAACCACCTGTCCACCGAGCGCATGCGTCAGGCCATGAAAACGGACGTCTTCTACTGGCATGGCTACACCGGCATCCGGCTCGACGGCCGCTGGGTCAAGGCCACGCCCGCGTTCAATCTCTCGCTGTGCGAGAAGTTCCGGCTCAAGCCGCTGGAGTTCGATGGCAGCGAGGATTCCATCTACCACCCCTTCGACCTCGAAGGGCGCCGGCACATGGAGTACCTGAACTTCCGCGGCGAGTATGCCGACGTGCCGGTGGCGGACATCGTGCGCACCTTCGCGGAGCACTACCCGGGCTCCCTGGCCCAGGACCGGGCCGACTTCGACCGCGACGTGGCACGGGAAACCGCCGGCGGTTGA
- a CDS encoding Rieske 2Fe-2S domain-containing protein — MNAVPKTINKKILLESKHLERCPFPVPIGWYFVDYSENLKPGELRNVFLLDQEWVLFRGESGKVGLSDPYCAHLGAHMGHGGKVCGDHLRCPFHHWEYDTEGWCKKVPYGKTQPPITKLQPVVRMLPVVEKYGMIWCWYHPELEPPAWELPHIPELEDAGWEGKRRGTWTANTCIQEIAENGVDVAHLKFLHGAPIIPPVEATYEGPKMILNIGQGYIVGHTYGPGLNVMRFTQMNPATQKPVTATMISYTVPITREKSQMNMCFRHKDYAEGTSELAFSKKMIDHMIGAAEGEESAGFESVDFIVWNNKKYRARPLLCDGDGPIIQFRQWFRQFYVGANLEAI, encoded by the coding sequence GTGAACGCTGTCCCCAAGACCATCAACAAGAAGATCCTGCTCGAATCCAAGCATTTGGAGCGCTGCCCGTTCCCGGTTCCGATCGGCTGGTACTTCGTGGACTACTCGGAGAACCTCAAGCCCGGCGAGCTGCGCAACGTCTTCCTGCTCGACCAGGAGTGGGTGCTGTTCCGCGGCGAGTCCGGCAAGGTCGGCCTGAGCGATCCCTACTGCGCCCACCTCGGCGCGCATATGGGCCACGGCGGCAAGGTCTGCGGCGACCACCTGCGTTGCCCTTTCCACCACTGGGAGTACGACACCGAGGGCTGGTGCAAGAAGGTGCCTTACGGCAAGACCCAGCCGCCGATCACCAAGCTGCAGCCGGTCGTGCGCATGCTGCCGGTGGTGGAGAAGTACGGGATGATCTGGTGCTGGTACCACCCGGAGCTGGAGCCGCCGGCCTGGGAACTGCCGCATATCCCCGAGCTCGAGGACGCCGGCTGGGAGGGCAAGCGCCGCGGCACCTGGACGGCCAACACCTGCATTCAGGAGATCGCCGAGAACGGCGTGGACGTGGCGCACCTGAAGTTCCTGCACGGCGCCCCGATCATCCCGCCGGTGGAGGCGACCTACGAAGGCCCCAAGATGATCCTGAACATCGGCCAGGGCTACATCGTCGGCCACACCTACGGCCCCGGCCTGAACGTCATGCGCTTCACGCAGATGAATCCGGCCACGCAGAAGCCGGTCACGGCGACGATGATCTCGTACACCGTGCCGATCACCCGGGAAAAGAGCCAGATGAACATGTGCTTCCGGCACAAGGACTATGCCGAGGGCACGTCCGAGCTGGCGTTCTCCAAGAAGATGATCGACCACATGATCGGCGCGGCCGAGGGCGAGGAGAGCGCCGGCTTCGAGAGCGTGGACTTCATCGTGTGGAACAACAAGAAGTATCGCGCCAGGCCGCTGCTGTGCGACGGCGACGGCCCGATCATCCAGTTCCGCCAGTGGTTCCGGCAGTTCTACGTCGGCGCCAATCTCGAGGCTATCTAG
- a CDS encoding CorA family divalent cation transporter has translation MEKQPERRVQHFRQILLWPLQLMPIREDAQIQTHWALLQSASAENPWHEIVDEFTDDPSGFQERHYGEFVTFLPYVQRMLYGEGKGRGAAAGESPIRVFRRDDVRKLRLTFPRDSRGPIEFEVAHVDLYFFYDLDIVILAVEILAMDIEFERAQEALYRFGRAYPTHWEDDGHGGHCCAKVEWLGEDGVVLATSDYERREKYLSYVCRFRAPCISSHWEFLLRPLVLHHSMEPGPIRYRLLEYHRMPVLGYFALEDPRQLTRADFVRLAFVTAPGPSDVLPFSEHHLRNFEFRYCLDRFWRARSDGPPGTRMLCSGEAFMVVGSAEDPYFMDADYGLREQFRHQYFLVFLIAHMHKAALLMLSDRLVNTLNQLDISDPESVKRFKRQIRQLKEIFLRFTHRYWFHEVSDQAQAKDLYHMCQEHLGTERLYAEVRDEVEGMNAYLDSDALRRQANTVVRLTVVTIFGLIGTVTTGFLGMNLLDETDRPLWFRAALFVGIFIPVILLTFYTMVKSKRLSDFLDALSDERLGFSAKWAALLDVWRKPSRRGAKRR, from the coding sequence TTGGAAAAACAGCCTGAGCGCAGGGTGCAGCATTTCCGGCAGATCCTGCTATGGCCGCTGCAGCTCATGCCGATCCGCGAGGACGCGCAGATCCAGACCCACTGGGCGCTGCTGCAGAGCGCCAGCGCCGAGAATCCCTGGCACGAGATCGTGGACGAGTTCACCGACGATCCCTCGGGTTTCCAGGAGCGGCATTACGGCGAGTTCGTGACCTTCCTGCCCTATGTGCAGCGCATGCTGTATGGCGAGGGCAAAGGCCGCGGCGCTGCCGCCGGCGAATCGCCCATCCGCGTATTCCGGCGCGACGATGTGCGCAAGCTGCGCCTGACCTTCCCGCGCGATTCGAGAGGTCCGATCGAGTTCGAGGTCGCGCACGTCGATCTGTACTTCTTCTACGACCTCGACATCGTGATCCTCGCCGTCGAGATTCTGGCGATGGACATCGAGTTCGAGCGCGCCCAGGAGGCCCTGTACCGCTTCGGTCGAGCCTATCCGACCCACTGGGAGGACGACGGCCACGGCGGCCACTGTTGCGCGAAGGTCGAATGGCTCGGCGAAGACGGTGTCGTGCTGGCCACGTCGGACTACGAGCGCCGCGAGAAATACCTGTCCTACGTCTGCCGCTTCCGCGCGCCCTGCATCTCGTCCCACTGGGAGTTTCTGCTGCGGCCGCTCGTGCTACACCACTCCATGGAGCCGGGCCCGATCCGTTACCGCCTGCTCGAGTACCATCGCATGCCGGTGCTCGGCTACTTCGCGCTGGAGGATCCGCGCCAGTTGACCCGCGCGGACTTCGTCCGGCTGGCATTCGTGACCGCGCCCGGGCCGTCCGACGTGCTGCCGTTCTCGGAACATCACCTGCGCAATTTCGAGTTCCGCTACTGCCTGGACCGCTTCTGGCGCGCGCGCAGCGACGGGCCGCCGGGCACGCGCATGCTGTGCAGCGGGGAGGCCTTCATGGTGGTGGGCAGCGCCGAGGACCCCTACTTCATGGACGCCGATTACGGCTTGCGTGAGCAGTTCCGGCATCAGTATTTCCTGGTGTTCCTGATCGCGCACATGCACAAGGCGGCGCTGCTGATGCTGTCGGACCGGCTGGTGAACACCCTCAACCAGCTGGACATCTCGGACCCCGAATCCGTCAAGCGCTTCAAGCGCCAGATCCGGCAGCTCAAGGAGATCTTCCTGCGCTTCACCCATCGCTACTGGTTCCACGAGGTGTCGGATCAGGCGCAGGCCAAGGATCTCTACCACATGTGCCAGGAGCACTTGGGCACCGAGCGCCTGTATGCCGAGGTCAGGGACGAGGTCGAGGGCATGAACGCCTACCTCGACAGCGACGCGCTGCGCCGGCAGGCGAACACGGTCGTGCGCCTGACGGTGGTGACCATCTTCGGCCTGATCGGCACGGTGACGACCGGCTTCCTGGGCATGAATCTGCTGGACGAGACCGACCGCCCGCTCTGGTTCCGGGCGGCGCTGTTCGTCGGCATCTTCATCCCGGTGATTCTGTTGACCTTCTACACGATGGTGAAGTCCAAGCGTCTGTCGGATTTCCTCGATGCGCTCTCCGACGAGCGGCTGGGCTTCTCCGCCAAATGGGCCGCGTTGCTGGACGTATGGCGCAAGCCGTCGCGGCGGGGGGCGAAGCGCCGTTGA
- a CDS encoding NAD(P)H-dependent oxidoreductase, which produces MPRTLLIVAHAPSPNTRRLRDALLQGAQTPEAPGVSVLCLSPFDAGPQHVVAADGIVLSTPENLGYMSGALKDFFDRIYYPTLEAKQGLPYALQIRAGNDGRGTQRAVETIVTGLRWRAVQEALILRGDFREEFVAQCRELGEAMAVGLEAGVL; this is translated from the coding sequence ATGCCGAGAACGCTCCTGATCGTCGCCCACGCGCCCTCGCCCAATACCCGGCGGCTGCGCGATGCGCTGCTGCAGGGCGCACAGACGCCGGAGGCGCCGGGCGTCAGCGTGCTGTGCCTGTCGCCCTTCGACGCCGGGCCGCAGCACGTGGTTGCGGCGGACGGCATCGTCCTCAGCACGCCGGAGAACCTCGGCTACATGAGCGGCGCGCTCAAGGACTTCTTCGACCGCATCTACTACCCAACGCTGGAGGCAAAGCAGGGCCTGCCCTACGCGCTGCAGATCCGCGCCGGCAACGACGGCCGCGGCACGCAGCGCGCGGTGGAGACCATCGTCACCGGCCTGCGCTGGCGCGCGGTGCAGGAAGCGCTGATCCTGCGCGGCGACTTCCGGGAGGAATTCGTCGCGCAGTGCCGCGAGCTGGGTGAGGCCATGGCGGTGGGGCTGGAGGCGGGCGTGCTCTAG
- a CDS encoding DUF1993 domain-containing protein: protein MSLSMYQASIPPLLRMLGNFKAILEKGAAYEAAKKLDPSVLPNCRLYPDMLPLRAQVYIATDVAKGCPARLSGTEPVKFEDTEQTLAELIARVNKTIALLEAVKPEQVDGSEARAVTLTTPRGPLHFQGQQYLQHFVLPNFYFHVTTAYNILRHNGVELGKLDYLGGN from the coding sequence ATGAGTCTTTCGATGTACCAGGCCTCGATCCCGCCGCTGCTGCGCATGCTCGGCAACTTCAAGGCCATTCTGGAGAAGGGCGCCGCCTACGAGGCCGCGAAGAAACTGGATCCGTCCGTGCTGCCCAATTGCCGGCTGTACCCGGACATGCTGCCGCTGCGCGCCCAGGTTTACATCGCCACCGACGTAGCCAAGGGCTGCCCGGCACGGCTGTCCGGCACGGAGCCGGTGAAGTTCGAGGACACGGAGCAGACGCTGGCGGAACTGATCGCGCGCGTGAACAAGACCATCGCCCTGCTCGAGGCCGTCAAGCCCGAGCAGGTAGACGGCTCCGAGGCGCGCGCGGTAACCCTCACCACCCCGCGCGGCCCGCTGCACTTCCAAGGCCAGCAGTACCTGCAGCATTTCGTGCTGCCGAATTTCTACTTCCACGTCACTACCGCGTACAACATCCTGCGGCACAACGGCGTCGAACTGGGCAAGCTGGATTACCTGGGCGGCAACTGA
- a CDS encoding VOC family protein gives MIGYVTLGTNDLPRAAAFYDALLGELGARRTMDFGTFILWGTGRGPGLAVTLPYDKKPATVGNGVMVALAVDSKEKVDALYRKAIALGATDEGKPGPRADNFYAAYFRDLDGNKLNFFHFG, from the coding sequence ATGATCGGATACGTCACCCTCGGTACCAACGACCTGCCGCGCGCCGCGGCCTTCTACGACGCGCTGCTGGGCGAGCTCGGCGCCAGGCGCACCATGGACTTCGGCACGTTCATCCTGTGGGGCACCGGCCGCGGGCCGGGACTCGCCGTGACCCTGCCCTACGACAAGAAACCGGCTACGGTCGGCAACGGCGTGATGGTGGCGCTGGCGGTGGACAGTAAAGAGAAGGTGGATGCGCTGTACCGCAAGGCTATCGCGCTCGGCGCCACCGACGAGGGCAAGCCCGGCCCGCGTGCCGACAACTTTTATGCCGCCTACTTCCGCGACCTCGACGGCAACAAGCTGAACTTCTTCCACTTCGGCTGA
- a CDS encoding MBL fold metallo-hydrolase gives MKRLLRWMLVLAVLAGGYYWLAVDSRMPADADFPLDMTEVRRLADSLPGAKPAQVRFEKVMSYAFTRNMAVAGDDWSTVAVPVYAYQVVYPDGTVLIDAAMSRAMAKPAFMVPSYDDAAWQRVAAALDRAAQIVITHEHLDHLGGVMAHGDLASLLPRLRLTDLQLAHPERMRPYKPPVGAFDGYTPLRYERYHALAPGLVLVKAPGHTPGSQMVFVQLADGREILFLGDVVWKMRNLALQRERPRWITLLIQEDRHAVFGQIKALGELLQNEPGVKLVPGHDGAVVDALAAQGYLQAGFQP, from the coding sequence ATGAAGAGACTGTTGCGTTGGATGCTGGTCTTGGCGGTGCTGGCCGGCGGCTATTACTGGCTGGCGGTGGACAGCCGCATGCCGGCGGATGCGGATTTCCCGCTCGACATGACGGAGGTCCGGCGGCTGGCCGATTCGCTGCCCGGGGCGAAACCCGCGCAGGTTCGCTTCGAGAAGGTGATGTCCTATGCCTTCACCCGCAACATGGCGGTGGCCGGCGACGACTGGTCCACCGTGGCTGTCCCGGTGTACGCCTATCAGGTGGTCTATCCGGATGGCACGGTACTGATCGACGCCGCCATGAGCCGTGCCATGGCCAAGCCGGCATTCATGGTGCCGTCCTATGACGACGCGGCCTGGCAGCGGGTGGCCGCGGCACTGGATCGCGCCGCGCAGATCGTCATCACCCACGAGCACCTCGACCACCTGGGCGGCGTCATGGCGCACGGGGATCTCGCCAGCCTGCTGCCACGGCTGCGCCTGACCGACCTGCAGCTGGCACACCCGGAGCGGATGCGGCCGTACAAGCCGCCGGTCGGGGCCTTCGACGGCTACACGCCGCTGCGCTATGAGCGGTACCACGCGCTGGCCCCGGGGCTGGTACTGGTCAAGGCCCCCGGGCACACCCCGGGCAGCCAGATGGTCTTCGTGCAACTGGCCGACGGGCGCGAAATCCTGTTCCTCGGCGACGTCGTATGGAAGATGCGCAACCTGGCGCTGCAGCGCGAGCGCCCACGCTGGATCACGTTACTGATCCAGGAGGACCGTCATGCGGTGTTCGGGCAGATCAAGGCGCTCGGCGAGCTGCTGCAGAACGAGCCCGGCGTGAAACTCGTGCCAGGGCATGACGGCGCGGTGGTGGACGCCTTGGCTGCGCAAGGCTATCTGCAGGCCGGTTTTCAGCCCTGA